The Octadecabacter arcticus 238 genome contains a region encoding:
- a CDS encoding ABC transporter permease, with translation MSDSTQLPPPAAKSSWFMADKAIALVAFGIALFCLLPFLAVALASVSGDTSTLRHLAGTVLDDYMRNTAALVFIVGFGTFMVGTGSAWLVTMTDFPGRSWLEVALVIPLAFPAYVLAYAYTHVLDHPGIVQTVLRDVTGWGPRDYWFPEIRSLGGAAVMLILVLYPYVYLLARAAFIGQSATTFLAARSLGKSPFAAFLSISLPLARPAIAAGVLLTMMETIADFGTVSYFGVQTFATGIYNSWFSMADRGAAAQLSLGLLAFALLLAMLERANRGRARFSNGKRQDVVARIPLAGVARWGAVILCGMPVMLGVIIPVLALSVMAVGSEQNLFSPRYLHFITNSLTLAAVAALVTVAAAVLLGSLNRLRETRSAAAALYVARIGYAVPGGVIAVGLIVPFAAFDNALDAWMRATFDVSTGLLFTGSIWLLIGAYMIRFLAAALGAYEGGIAVVSRNIDAASRVLGQNSIGTVRRVHIPILTPSLLTAALIVFVDVMKELPATLIMRPFNYDTLAVQAFRLASDERLNGAAVPSLLIGAIGLLPVILLCRQVAAHRA, from the coding sequence ATGTCCGACAGCACGCAACTCCCCCCCCCTGCCGCGAAATCGTCGTGGTTTATGGCCGACAAAGCCATCGCATTGGTCGCGTTCGGGATCGCGCTGTTTTGTCTTCTGCCATTCCTTGCGGTCGCGCTCGCGTCAGTGTCAGGCGACACAAGTACGCTGCGCCACCTCGCGGGGACGGTGCTTGATGATTACATGCGCAACACCGCCGCTTTGGTCTTCATTGTGGGCTTTGGCACATTCATGGTCGGCACTGGTTCGGCGTGGCTGGTGACAATGACAGACTTCCCCGGTCGCAGCTGGCTCGAGGTGGCATTGGTGATCCCACTGGCGTTCCCTGCCTATGTATTGGCCTACGCCTATACCCACGTGCTGGACCATCCCGGCATCGTTCAAACGGTGCTGCGCGACGTGACTGGCTGGGGCCCACGCGACTATTGGTTTCCTGAAATTCGCAGTTTAGGCGGCGCCGCGGTTATGCTGATTTTGGTACTGTACCCTTACGTCTACCTGCTCGCGCGGGCCGCATTTATTGGGCAAAGCGCGACAACGTTCCTTGCTGCACGTTCCTTGGGTAAATCACCGTTTGCTGCATTCCTGTCGATCTCCTTGCCGCTAGCGCGCCCAGCTATTGCGGCGGGTGTTCTTCTCACGATGATGGAAACGATCGCAGATTTCGGCACTGTATCTTATTTTGGCGTGCAAACCTTTGCGACGGGCATCTACAACAGCTGGTTTTCCATGGCCGATCGCGGGGCCGCCGCGCAATTGTCGCTTGGATTACTGGCGTTCGCGTTACTATTGGCGATGTTGGAACGCGCAAATCGGGGCCGCGCGCGGTTCAGCAATGGCAAACGCCAAGACGTCGTCGCGCGCATTCCACTGGCGGGCGTTGCAAGATGGGGAGCGGTCATTTTGTGTGGCATGCCCGTTATGCTCGGCGTCATCATCCCCGTTCTGGCGTTGTCCGTTATGGCCGTCGGGTCTGAACAAAATCTGTTCAGCCCGCGCTACCTGCACTTCATCACAAATTCACTGACTTTGGCAGCCGTTGCAGCCTTGGTCACCGTCGCAGCTGCGGTCCTGCTCGGCAGTCTAAACCGCCTGCGCGAAACACGTTCTGCTGCGGCGGCTCTTTATGTCGCACGGATCGGCTATGCAGTACCCGGGGGCGTCATTGCGGTTGGTTTAATCGTGCCATTTGCTGCCTTTGATAACGCGCTGGATGCGTGGATGCGCGCGACGTTTGACGTCTCCACTGGCCTGTTGTTCACAGGGTCGATCTGGCTGCTGATCGGTGCATATATGATCCGCTTCCTCGCCGCCGCACTGGGTGCGTATGAAGGCGGAATTGCCGTCGTCAGCCGCAATATTGACGCCGCTAGTCGTGTTTTGGGGCAGAATTCCATCGGCACAGTGCGCCGTGTACACATCCCAATCTTGACGCCCAGCCTGCTGACGGCCGCGTTGATCGTCTTTGTTGATGTCATGAAAGAACTGCCCGCCACGTTGATCATGCGTCCATTTAATTATGACACATTGGCGGTTCAGGCATTTCGACTGGCCTCTGACGAGCGGCTTAACGGCGCGGCAGTGCCAAGCCTTCTGATCGGGGCCATTGGGTTATTACCTGTGATCTTGCTGTGCCGTCAGGTCGCGGCACACAGGGCATAA
- the ccoS gene encoding cbb3-type cytochrome oxidase assembly protein CcoS — translation MNVLAYLIPISLTLGALGLVGFLWTLRSDQYDDPDGDAARILRDDYDDHPAD, via the coding sequence ATGAATGTTCTCGCCTACCTCATTCCGATCTCTCTCACGCTTGGGGCGCTTGGCCTTGTCGGTTTCCTTTGGACGCTTCGGTCAGATCAATATGACGACCCTGATGGGGATGCTGCCCGCATCCTGCGTGACGACTATGACGACCACCCAGCCGACTGA
- a CDS encoding heavy metal translocating P-type ATPase, producing the protein MTVTDTHIGLSACPGCDATALATQRAGNAAQHGDREVALSLPTINCAACISVVERGLIALPGVSDVRVNLTRKRATIYVKPDIDDVVLTNALAALGYDAQPLDQATLSADRSDRAARDLLMRLGVAGFAMMNVMLLSVAVWSGASDVTRDLFHWISAAIALPTIIFAAQPFYVNAWRALRVARLNMDVPISLAIVLAAGMSLFEVAHSGDHAYFDAALSLTFFLLAGRYLDQRTRTVARSAATELAALETPTALRVTDGVPQTVSLSELCVGDLVLVRPGARMPVDGQIIRGESELDRAFLTGESDPVFVRPDDIVRAGEINLTGPLDVRVTSVGKDTFLHSLTDLISVAEDAKSRYNSLADRAAAIYAPAVHLLAFAAFVMWMYLSGGDVRYSLNIAVATLIITCPCALGLAVPAVSTVASGALFRRGLLVKHATALERLAEVDTVIFDKTGTLTVGKPTLLNPTDIAPQDFALAAALAIASAHPRSRSIVDAARGQVLPTVTVTNIKELPGHGIAGCWNGKRVALGRADWAGSGGHGTVLAIDGHIRTTFEFQDTLRVGVDQLLAHLRKRGLPVTLLSGDTASNVEGFAEAIGLPDWRAGVLPTEKAQFLEDLNAKGKHVLMVGDGLNDTAAMALAHVSITPASALDATRVAADIVLISSDVSKIEDALRIARSARHRILENFGVAACYNMVAVPFAFFGFATPLSAAIAMSTSSIVVSLNALRVR; encoded by the coding sequence ATGACAGTCACGGACACCCATATTGGACTGTCCGCCTGCCCCGGATGCGACGCCACAGCGCTGGCGACCCAGCGGGCGGGCAATGCTGCACAGCATGGGGACCGCGAAGTCGCGCTGTCCCTGCCTACGATCAATTGTGCGGCCTGCATTTCGGTCGTTGAGCGTGGCTTGATAGCCCTGCCAGGCGTGTCGGATGTGCGTGTAAACCTGACCCGAAAACGCGCGACCATCTATGTAAAACCCGACATTGATGACGTGGTGCTGACGAATGCGTTGGCGGCATTGGGCTATGACGCGCAACCGCTGGACCAAGCCACATTATCTGCGGACCGGTCCGACCGCGCCGCGCGCGATCTGTTGATGCGCCTTGGCGTTGCAGGCTTTGCAATGATGAATGTCATGCTGCTGTCGGTTGCGGTCTGGTCTGGCGCCAGCGATGTCACCCGCGATCTGTTTCACTGGATTTCTGCCGCCATCGCATTGCCAACGATCATCTTTGCCGCCCAGCCGTTCTACGTGAACGCGTGGCGGGCCTTGCGTGTTGCGCGGCTCAATATGGATGTGCCAATTTCCCTCGCTATTGTGCTGGCCGCTGGAATGTCATTGTTTGAAGTCGCCCATTCTGGCGATCACGCCTATTTTGACGCCGCCTTGTCGTTGACGTTTTTCCTATTGGCTGGGCGCTATCTTGACCAACGCACCCGCACTGTGGCGCGGTCAGCCGCCACTGAACTGGCCGCATTGGAAACGCCAACGGCTTTGCGCGTGACGGACGGCGTGCCGCAAACGGTGTCCCTGTCTGAACTTTGCGTTGGCGATCTTGTTCTTGTCCGACCCGGTGCGCGGATGCCCGTTGACGGACAGATCATCCGTGGCGAAAGCGAACTTGACCGCGCATTTCTAACAGGCGAGTCCGATCCGGTCTTTGTGCGTCCTGATGACATCGTGCGAGCGGGCGAAATCAATCTGACAGGCCCACTCGACGTGCGGGTGACGTCCGTTGGCAAAGACACGTTCTTGCACTCCCTCACGGATTTGATCTCTGTCGCGGAAGACGCCAAATCGCGCTACAATTCGCTCGCCGACCGCGCAGCCGCGATCTACGCGCCCGCTGTGCATCTGCTGGCGTTTGCCGCCTTTGTCATGTGGATGTACTTGTCCGGTGGCGATGTGCGCTATTCCCTGAACATCGCGGTTGCGACGCTGATCATCACCTGCCCTTGTGCCTTGGGTTTAGCTGTTCCTGCTGTGTCCACGGTCGCCTCTGGTGCGTTGTTTCGCCGTGGCCTGTTGGTGAAACACGCCACCGCGCTGGAACGTTTGGCCGAAGTCGACACAGTAATCTTTGACAAGACCGGTACGCTGACTGTGGGCAAACCCACACTGCTGAATCCGACCGATATAGCGCCACAGGATTTCGCTCTTGCCGCAGCACTTGCTATCGCGTCGGCACATCCGCGCAGCCGATCCATCGTCGACGCGGCACGGGGCCAAGTCCTCCCGACTGTCACAGTGACCAACATCAAAGAACTGCCTGGCCATGGAATCGCAGGGTGCTGGAACGGCAAACGCGTCGCGCTAGGGCGGGCTGACTGGGCGGGCAGTGGAGGACACGGCACCGTTCTGGCGATAGATGGCCACATCCGAACAACCTTTGAGTTTCAAGATACACTGCGGGTCGGCGTCGACCAACTGTTGGCCCACCTGCGCAAACGCGGTCTGCCTGTGACCCTGTTGTCCGGCGACACCGCATCAAATGTAGAGGGATTTGCCGAGGCAATCGGCCTGCCCGATTGGCGCGCCGGCGTCCTGCCGACAGAAAAAGCGCAATTTCTTGAAGACCTGAACGCCAAAGGCAAACACGTTCTGATGGTCGGTGACGGGTTGAATGACACGGCGGCGATGGCACTGGCGCATGTCTCAATCACGCCCGCATCTGCGTTGGACGCGACGCGGGTTGCTGCAGATATTGTCCTGATCTCAAGCGATGTATCAAAGATTGAAGACGCCTTGCGGATCGCACGGTCTGCCCGCCACCGCATCCTGGAAAATTTTGGCGTTGCTGCTTGCTACAATATGGTTGCTGTGCCGTTTGCTTTTTTTGGCTTTGCGACACCGCTGTCGGCTGCGATTGCCATGTCGACGAGTTCGATTGTCGTCTCCCTTAATGCATTGAGGGTTCGGTAA
- a CDS encoding FixH family protein, whose protein sequence is MAPLTGRKVFFGMAGAFGVILSVNLFLAYSAIATFPGLEVKNAYVASQNFDADRKAQLALGWTVSADVSGEELHLNITDTDGRPVEVADLDAIFGRATNVRDDQSPDFVFTGTKYVAPVTTAPGNWKLRMEATAQDGTAFRQRVVVLVQR, encoded by the coding sequence ATGGCACCGCTTACAGGGCGCAAAGTATTTTTCGGGATGGCAGGCGCATTTGGCGTGATCCTTTCGGTCAATCTGTTTCTGGCATATTCAGCAATCGCGACCTTTCCTGGATTGGAAGTTAAAAACGCATATGTCGCCAGCCAGAATTTTGACGCAGATCGCAAGGCGCAATTGGCGCTCGGCTGGACCGTTTCGGCGGATGTGTCTGGCGAAGAGCTTCACCTCAATATTACCGACACAGATGGTCGCCCTGTTGAGGTTGCGGACCTTGATGCCATATTCGGGCGCGCCACCAACGTGCGCGACGATCAGAGCCCCGATTTCGTGTTCACCGGAACCAAATACGTGGCACCGGTGACCACCGCACCGGGCAATTGGAAGCTGCGCATGGAAGCCACCGCGCAAGACGGCACAGCCTTTCGGCAACGCGTGGTGGTGTTGGTCCAGAGATGA
- the ccoG gene encoding cytochrome c oxidase accessory protein CcoG: MFTYYLTPWIRWDRGAELPDQAVLVDLASRRFFFFWIEIWPHEFYFIAGLLIMAGLGLFLFTSAMGRVWCGYTCPQTVWTDLFIATERWIEGDRNARVRLWNAKWDVRKLRLRLTKFAVWLLIGLATGGAWVFYFTDAPTLLVNLINGTAHPVAYTTMAFLTVSTVFFGGIAREQICIYACPWPRIQAAMMDEDTITIGYRSWRGEPRKHSDAITKETPQGDCIDCMACVNVCPVGIDIRDGQQMECITCGLCIDACDDIITKIGKPRGLVDYLSLDDEDAERKGQPTKRVWQHILRPRTLIYSSLWSIVGLGLVVALFIQSDIDMTVAAVRNPTYVVLSDGTIRNVYEIRLRNKHGETRPFELSVTSDAALQIDVQGQASGDDVVNVPADSTYLVRVFVSAAAQTPASTVVRTAMRFWVVDTINDDRAHDDTYFNGTGGT, from the coding sequence GTGTTTACCTATTATCTAACGCCATGGATTAGGTGGGACCGCGGCGCGGAACTGCCTGATCAGGCGGTTCTGGTTGATCTTGCCAGTCGGCGGTTTTTCTTTTTCTGGATTGAAATCTGGCCCCATGAATTCTATTTCATTGCCGGATTACTGATCATGGCGGGCCTTGGCCTTTTCTTGTTCACCTCTGCCATGGGCCGCGTTTGGTGTGGTTATACCTGTCCACAAACCGTCTGGACGGACCTGTTCATCGCCACGGAACGCTGGATTGAAGGCGACCGCAACGCCCGCGTCCGTCTTTGGAATGCAAAATGGGACGTACGCAAACTCAGGTTGCGATTGACGAAATTCGCCGTTTGGCTGTTGATCGGATTGGCCACAGGTGGCGCGTGGGTGTTCTATTTCACCGATGCGCCGACGCTTTTGGTGAACCTGATCAACGGAACCGCACATCCGGTGGCCTATACGACCATGGCATTTCTGACCGTTTCCACCGTGTTCTTCGGCGGGATCGCGCGCGAACAGATTTGCATCTATGCCTGTCCGTGGCCACGCATCCAAGCCGCGATGATGGACGAAGACACGATCACCATCGGTTATCGTTCATGGCGCGGTGAACCACGCAAACATTCCGACGCGATCACCAAAGAGACCCCGCAAGGCGATTGCATCGACTGCATGGCCTGCGTCAACGTCTGCCCTGTCGGCATCGACATCCGCGACGGCCAACAAATGGAATGCATCACATGCGGGCTGTGCATTGATGCCTGCGACGACATCATAACCAAGATCGGCAAACCACGCGGGCTTGTTGATTACCTGTCACTTGATGATGAAGACGCGGAACGAAAAGGCCAGCCGACGAAGCGCGTTTGGCAGCATATCCTGCGCCCGCGCACGCTGATTTATTCAAGCTTGTGGTCCATTGTCGGACTGGGCTTGGTGGTGGCTTTGTTCATCCAGTCCGACATCGACATGACCGTCGCTGCGGTGCGCAACCCGACTTATGTCGTGCTGTCTGATGGCACGATCCGCAATGTCTACGAAATCCGCCTGCGCAACAAACACGGTGAAACGCGGCCGTTTGAATTGTCGGTTACATCAGACGCCGCGCTTCAAATTGATGTTCAGGGACAAGCCAGCGGTGATGACGTCGTGAATGTGCCAGCCGATTCAACCTATCTTGTGCGGGTCTTTGTCAGCGCCGCGGCGCAAACCCCCGCGTCAACCGTTGTTCGTACGGCAATGCGGTTCTGGGTTGTGGACACAATCAACGATGACCGCGCCCACGATGACACCTATTTCAACGGCACAGGGGGAACCTAA
- the tnpA gene encoding IS66 family insertion sequence element accessory protein TnpA, with protein sequence MMGKQQRGRGTKYDDVFKRQLVAESHADGVSVSMVSKRHGVTTSRIYAWRNDPLFQEQPATPTEFMPVEALEGTTASRSPGPKIEITLENGRKLSVRDDVDAGFVLELARGLAA encoded by the coding sequence ATGATGGGCAAGCAGCAGCGAGGTCGCGGCACCAAATACGATGATGTGTTCAAGCGTCAGCTTGTGGCGGAAAGCCATGCGGATGGCGTGAGCGTTTCGATGGTATCAAAGCGACATGGGGTGACGACGAGTCGGATATACGCGTGGCGGAATGATCCCTTGTTTCAAGAACAACCAGCCACGCCCACTGAGTTTATGCCTGTTGAGGCACTTGAGGGGACTACGGCATCGCGATCTCCCGGTCCTAAAATAGAAATCACGCTTGAGAACGGTCGCAAACTGAGTGTGAGAGATGATGTTGATGCTGGCTTTGTGCTGGAACTAGCGCGAGGACTTGCAGCATGA
- the tnpB gene encoding IS66 family insertion sequence element accessory protein TnpB (TnpB, as the term is used for proteins encoded by IS66 family insertion elements, is considered an accessory protein, since TnpC, encoded by a neighboring gene, is a DDE family transposase.), with product MIPVLGDAKIWLAAGVTDMRRGFNGLAAQTEQVLAGDPYAGHLFLFRGRRGDQIKMIWWDGQGACLFTKRLERGRFVWPSAREGKIKLSHAQLAMLMEGIDWRILKKTWRPSMIG from the coding sequence ATGATCCCTGTGCTGGGGGATGCAAAAATCTGGCTTGCGGCAGGTGTCACGGATATGCGGCGCGGGTTCAACGGGCTGGCTGCGCAAACAGAGCAAGTTCTGGCGGGTGATCCTTACGCGGGGCATCTGTTTTTGTTCCGAGGTCGTCGTGGGGATCAGATCAAGATGATCTGGTGGGATGGTCAGGGCGCATGCCTCTTCACCAAACGCCTTGAGCGAGGTCGGTTTGTGTGGCCCTCAGCGCGCGAGGGCAAGATCAAACTGAGCCACGCGCAGTTGGCGATGCTGATGGAGGGGATTGATTGGCGCATTCTTAAGAAAACATGGCGACCTTCAATGATTGGATAG
- the tnpC gene encoding IS66 family transposase, which yields MLGQSLSHAAAQKRLKAEMASVDAALSAERSAHARAIQNRDTIIADLRLQLHGHKKHRFGSKSESSAQLTLELILEEMEIEQAAETDDEDASSDAEAKPPRTPRKRKPFPKNLKRVQTTITPSDACTDCGGSFKVLGTDVMEELEYVPGHYIVNQIGRPRLACTCCEKVVQAEMPSRPIPKSFVGPALMAHILCCKYGYHLPLYRQSQMFANEGIDLSGSLMAGWVGKCTKLLERVSDAIRDHVFEAQAIFMDDTTVKLLQKGKGRGKNKTKTARLWVYARKENTWASGVPPAVWYQFSTSRGAEHPSQHLATYEGFAHADAYAGYNDAYRTGRIKEMACIAHVRREIFDLYESTKLPVAGEAVLRIKKLYDVETQARFLPASERVALRQEYAKPIFDDLEVWLKEQLGKISSKTPLAKAIKYALARLPKARPYLDHGFLESDNNTAENAVHPVAVGRKNYLFMGSEAGGKSAAIAYTLIETAKMNKVNPEAWLAWVLERIQDHPANRINDLMPWAYQDMINAKTAEAEAKGAA from the coding sequence ATGTTGGGCCAATCGCTGAGCCATGCGGCTGCACAAAAGCGCCTCAAGGCTGAGATGGCATCAGTGGACGCCGCTCTGAGTGCCGAGCGCTCCGCTCATGCGCGTGCCATCCAGAACCGAGACACCATCATCGCCGATCTGCGCCTGCAACTTCACGGTCACAAAAAACACCGTTTTGGCTCAAAGTCAGAAAGCAGCGCACAACTGACGCTGGAGTTGATCCTTGAAGAGATGGAAATCGAACAAGCCGCTGAGACGGATGATGAGGATGCGTCCTCTGACGCAGAAGCCAAGCCGCCCCGCACGCCGCGCAAGCGCAAACCCTTTCCGAAAAACCTCAAGCGGGTTCAGACGACCATCACCCCCAGTGACGCTTGCACCGATTGCGGCGGCAGCTTCAAAGTGCTTGGAACGGATGTGATGGAAGAATTGGAATATGTCCCGGGCCATTACATCGTGAACCAAATAGGCCGCCCGCGTCTGGCTTGCACCTGTTGTGAGAAGGTCGTCCAGGCCGAGATGCCAAGCCGCCCCATTCCAAAGAGCTTTGTGGGGCCCGCGCTGATGGCCCACATCTTGTGCTGCAAATACGGCTATCACCTGCCGCTGTATCGCCAGAGTCAGATGTTTGCCAATGAAGGCATAGATCTGAGTGGTTCGCTCATGGCGGGTTGGGTCGGTAAATGCACCAAACTGCTGGAGCGCGTCTCAGATGCAATCCGCGATCACGTCTTTGAGGCGCAGGCCATCTTCATGGATGATACCACGGTCAAGCTGCTCCAGAAGGGCAAGGGTCGTGGCAAGAATAAGACCAAAACGGCGCGACTGTGGGTCTATGCCCGAAAAGAAAATACTTGGGCCAGCGGAGTACCACCTGCGGTGTGGTACCAATTCTCCACCAGTCGAGGGGCTGAACATCCCAGTCAGCATCTGGCTACCTATGAAGGCTTTGCCCATGCGGACGCCTATGCTGGGTATAATGACGCGTACCGAACGGGACGCATCAAAGAGATGGCCTGTATCGCGCATGTGCGACGTGAGATCTTTGATCTTTATGAAAGCACAAAGCTGCCTGTAGCTGGCGAAGCTGTGCTGCGGATTAAAAAGCTCTATGATGTTGAGACACAAGCGCGGTTCCTGCCAGCATCTGAACGCGTGGCCCTGCGTCAGGAATACGCCAAACCGATCTTTGACGACCTAGAGGTCTGGCTTAAAGAGCAACTGGGTAAAATCTCCAGCAAGACGCCGCTGGCCAAGGCGATCAAATATGCGCTTGCCCGCCTGCCCAAGGCACGTCCCTATCTCGATCACGGCTTTCTTGAGTCGGACAACAACACAGCTGAGAACGCAGTGCACCCTGTGGCCGTTGGCCGTAAAAACTATCTCTTCATGGGATCAGAAGCAGGCGGTAAATCTGCCGCCATCGCCTATACCCTCATTGAGACAGCCAAGATGAACAAGGTAAATCCCGAAGCCTGGCTTGCTTGGGTGCTGGAACGCATCCAGGACCATCCAGCAAACCGTATAAACGATCTCATGCCGTGGGCCTATCAGGACATGATCAACGCTAAAACCGCCGAGGCCGAGGCAAAAGGCGCTGCTTGA
- the ccoP gene encoding cytochrome-c oxidase, cbb3-type subunit III gives MNKPDKKDDVETTGHVWDGIEELDSPMPRWWVWVFYLTIIWAVGYTIAYPAWPMINGATTGLLGYSTRGEVAEDIARVDASNAEILARLATADLTAIRDDAELHTFAVNAGGSIFAANCSQCHGRGAAGVQAGGYPNLLDDDWLWGGDIEQIAYTVTHGIRNEQSMDSRYSQMPAFGADEILTNDEIDAIVQHVLSISGQDHEAVLAGVGSTLFLDNCAACHGDAGTGLQEIGAPNLSDAIWLYGGDADTIRTTIQNARFGAMPAWSEEFRGASGLSLAEINAVATYVHQLGSAQ, from the coding sequence ATGAATAAGCCAGACAAAAAAGACGACGTTGAAACCACAGGTCACGTTTGGGACGGCATCGAAGAACTCGACAGTCCAATGCCACGTTGGTGGGTCTGGGTTTTCTATCTGACGATCATCTGGGCTGTGGGCTATACAATCGCCTACCCTGCTTGGCCGATGATCAATGGCGCGACGACAGGTCTGTTGGGCTATTCGACACGAGGTGAAGTTGCCGAAGACATTGCCCGCGTGGATGCATCAAACGCCGAAATTCTGGCACGGCTGGCTACGGCGGACCTGACGGCGATCCGCGACGACGCGGAATTGCACACCTTTGCAGTTAACGCGGGCGGGTCCATTTTTGCGGCGAACTGCTCGCAGTGCCACGGACGTGGTGCTGCTGGCGTACAGGCTGGTGGTTATCCAAACCTGCTTGACGATGACTGGTTGTGGGGCGGCGATATCGAACAAATTGCTTACACAGTCACCCACGGCATCCGGAACGAACAGTCAATGGACAGCCGCTATTCCCAGATGCCCGCTTTTGGCGCCGACGAAATCCTCACGAATGACGAGATTGACGCGATCGTTCAGCACGTCCTTTCAATTTCGGGTCAAGACCATGAAGCAGTTCTGGCAGGGGTTGGGTCGACGCTGTTCCTTGATAACTGTGCGGCGTGTCACGGTGATGCAGGGACCGGACTGCAAGAGATCGGCGCGCCAAACCTGAGCGATGCAATCTGGCTATATGGCGGCGACGCGGACACGATCCGCACGACCATTCAGAATGCCCGCTTTGGCGCTATGCCAGCGTGGTCCGAAGAATTCCGTGGTGCGAGCGGCCTTAGTCTTGCTGAAATAAATGCCGTTGCCACTTACGTTCATCAACTTGGCAGCGCGCAGTGA
- a CDS encoding CcoQ/FixQ family Cbb3-type cytochrome c oxidase assembly chaperone, which yields MDTYSFLRELADSWALLALFIFLVGVWLWAFRPGSRDLHADAADVIFRNEDGPIIDTTKGPEGQK from the coding sequence ATGGACACCTATTCATTCCTTCGCGAACTCGCCGACAGCTGGGCGCTGCTGGCGCTGTTCATCTTCCTTGTGGGCGTTTGGCTTTGGGCCTTCCGACCCGGATCACGCGATCTGCACGCTGACGCCGCAGATGTCATATTCCGCAACGAAGACGGTCCAATCATCGACACCACCAAAGGTCCGGAGGGTCAAAAATGA
- the ccoO gene encoding cytochrome-c oxidase, cbb3-type subunit II, with the protein MGILDRHKVIEKNASLLLVGSLLVVAVGGIVEIVPLFYLENTIEEVEGMRPYSPLELAGRDIYVREGCYVCHSQMIRPIRDEVERYGHYSLAAESMYDHPFQWGSKWTGPDLARVGGRYSDAWHIDHLSDPQSVVPESIMPPYSFLMNRFIEPDHIEDLVRTHAFVGIPYTDDMIENAQADFIAQADQYSDWDALVERYPGAQVRNFDSSDGISEMDALVAYLQMLGTLVDFSTFTPDASR; encoded by the coding sequence ATGGGAATTCTTGATCGCCATAAGGTCATCGAAAAGAACGCATCGCTCCTCTTGGTCGGCAGCCTGTTGGTTGTCGCCGTTGGCGGCATCGTTGAAATAGTGCCGCTGTTCTATCTTGAAAACACAATCGAGGAGGTCGAGGGCATGCGCCCGTATTCCCCGCTGGAACTGGCGGGGCGGGACATTTACGTGCGCGAAGGCTGCTACGTCTGCCACAGTCAGATGATCCGCCCGATACGGGACGAAGTCGAACGGTATGGCCACTATTCGCTCGCGGCGGAATCCATGTATGACCACCCATTTCAATGGGGGTCCAAGTGGACAGGGCCGGACCTTGCTCGCGTTGGCGGGCGGTACTCGGACGCGTGGCACATTGATCACCTCAGTGATCCACAATCAGTTGTGCCGGAATCGATTATGCCACCCTATTCGTTCTTGATGAACCGTTTTATCGAACCCGATCACATCGAAGATCTGGTCAGGACCCATGCGTTTGTCGGCATCCCCTACACGGACGACATGATCGAAAATGCGCAGGCAGATTTCATCGCTCAAGCCGACCAGTACAGCGACTGGGATGCACTGGTAGAACGTTACCCCGGCGCACAGGTCCGCAACTTCGATAGCAGTGATGGAATTTCCGAAATGGATGCGCTGGTCGCATACCTTCAAATGCTGGGCACGCTGGTCGACTTTTCGACCTTCACGCCCGACGCAAGCCGCTAG